One Arachis hypogaea cultivar Tifrunner chromosome 2, arahy.Tifrunner.gnm2.J5K5, whole genome shotgun sequence genomic window, gaaaatttttaattgatctacaattatttaaataattagtcTAAACCGTCTTTGTCATTGGTCTAAAGATTCCTAAATCCTAACATATCAATAAGTCACTGTTTACAAGACTGTTTAGACCAATTATTTAAATAGCTAaagactaattaaaaattttcataattGTGTAATGTTTTATCCTTGGAACAAATAGTCTCTTTcggatagaaaataaaataaactcaaaaCTCACCTGTGTAACGAGAGCATAGAGTGGGAGAGTGCTGTAACTACATAGAAGCTGAATAAATACCCTGCAACCCCCAACATAAAGAATTGATAAGAATATAGACtaaagagaaacaaaaaaatttcaaattcaaaatgacACACTCAATAGTGATAATATGATATCATCACTTATGAATTTGAtatattactactattttcttttGATGTGAGtcttttaaaatcatccttaatcctcattattttatttttagtaataaGAGAGAGGAATAGAATATTCATAgaaaatgtaaattttaaaataacatgtaaaaaaattttaattgaaaaaaatttaaaattttttgtcacTCATCAGTCACCACCGAATTTTGCGTAAAACATCTGACaataattgttattattttttaaaatattttttattatcatcagATTTAGATTGGAATAACTCAACAAAAAAGTGAATCTATATTATCGTCGGATTTATTTAACGAtaatattatcaattttttttgtctaatacaatctaaacaataaataaaattttcatcgagtttttattaaaaatccaacactaatttCAACGGTAATtagcgtttttcttgtagtgattatcAATTAGAAAACAACAATATTCTTAAGAAGTAACaaagtatatatattatatttaccCAATAATGAGCCTTGGAACAATGTAACGAACTTGACCCATTATACACGAGTCAAACCCATAAGTAACCTGAGAGACACAAATAATGTTGATAacgttaagaaaaaaaaaataataaatggttGTGGAAATAAATGAGTGAAGAGAGTAAGTACCCAAATCCAGAAGAAGAAAGCAATCTCAAAAGCATTTTGGAAAAGGATGAAGTGAATCAAGAAGAGAACAATGCGAGGTCGGTGAAACCAGAAGTGATCATCAGATGGTTGAACCACCAATTCACCTTCAATGGCTGCATGCTTCTCTGCCACTTCATGTGCTAATTGGGTTATTACATGTTCCAGCTTTGTCCCTACCGCAAGCAGCACCTGTTATATCCACAAAAtccaaattatattaaaaaattttcaagtataCTTCTTTCAATTATTCGTATAAGTAATACTGATGTTCCAGTAATTTTAGTCGttgatattaattatatatattttgttattaagaTCAATGATTAACCATTGGAGCATGAGTATTTCTTAAatacttgaaagttgaaacacattaaattgagatattttggttttggtcggtgtaattttattttattttttttagttttgggtttgaaaaaatcaaaatatttggtTTTGATTAAGATAGTttgttgttttgtttgtttttagaatgCTAACATTCATTGAAGATCATATATATCATGTTAGGATTTAATTGTGACAACTTAGGGTTAATAAAGCAAtttcttttgaaaattttaagaataataaatgtTTAAGGACCAAAAagaagaacagaaaagaagaggataCTAACAATGACAGGGATGAAAGCGATCCAGAAATATGTATGCCAACCTGGAAGAGTCAAACAAGAGTTTTAATTAGTGACTAAGAACATTATAAGCAAAAGTacattaaccttttttttttaaatattatgtgtatttcaaaaattttccatTGAATTAGTTATTTCGCATATTttaaatgtatatatatttttttaatgaaagtcTTGGATGCTATGTAATACTATAGTTAAAACTCCAGAACAGGATCATTTaaagtgataataataataataagttttgTAACATACCATTGACATTAAGCAACAAGAAGATGACCACAAAGATCCAAAGATACCAACTGCAGCAaccataataattatttaaatattaaaaaaatcatgatCAAATTTACATACAAATTAAAGAGCTAGCCCAAAAAGAGAGAAATTTGATCATTAActgataatataataaaattaattaatttactaaGTTATTGTGAAGAAGAACTATACCTTATACCAACAACTTTCTTGAAATCATCTTCAAGAGCACGAATCATATACTTGTGAAAATTAAACTTTGGATTTCCCCTGCAGTGGGTCTAAAACAGAGacaaacacaaaaataaataaataataattcaaatattaatttgGTGCTTAATTAATATTTAACATGGTATGCTAGAATCTTACCATAATAAAACCAAGCCTCAATGTCACATAATCTAATTTTGTCACGGATCCAAAAAATTGCTTGAAAAAGGATTTCTGAAAGAAAATTAGCAACAATAATGTTAATAGAAACAAGGTAAAGGCCcttaaatttaatttctaaaatgaCTAATTTGTGAAATTTTGTGTATGTAGTCCACACTCTaaacaaaattaacaatttttaatccATCTAAAACATTGATAATCCGAACATGAATTCATGTAACCTCTTGATGGGAATCAaacgtgaaaataaaaaataaatatatttgaaaGTGAGATTTAATATGATAGAGACCAATGGGTATATAAAACCACTGTTTAGGTAGAAATAAAGTCATCAAGCTACCCATGTAATTAAAAAGATCAGAAGAAAATGGTTAATTtacataaattacattaaaagagagtagaagaaagtgGTTGGAATTTGAGGGTTTTGATAAAGACAACTAATAAAAAGAGTTATCTTATctatacataattaaatataaattctacTAACACTTAACCAAAccaataatgaaaaataaaaactgtGTTAGATAAAATATCAAGCTAAACTTTAAAAGGATGACAAATTAAGTGGTAGTTTAATGAACGCAACATAAATGCTATTCTTACAACTTATTCAAACACCACTGCAAATAAAGTTAAATCTTCCATAATTACGTAATTAAACCATCCATAATTACCTAATTATGTAGAGTTCAactaaagaattaatttttttaattaatatttagtcaacttttttaacaaaaatatttgataacaaaaagtAACCAAAACAATtagaacttatcttatttaacatttattaatttttttagaatgaataaatattaaataaaataaatttggccTTTTTTGTTGTCTCTCTAGCATTAATTACTATACTAAACTCCAACTTCTCCAAAAAtgagattaaaaaattaattttataatataaaaaattggttaatattaattacttaaaaattggttttttttatatttttcaattatgcaTATGCGATATATCATATGAGGAATCGTATGAAGTTGAAATTCAATTTCTACTCATTAAACTAAGAATGCATAATTAGTGCatgagatgaaaaaaaaaaaccatgtgacgaattttttttttaaatattttagatcAATTAATCAAATTGCATTTATGAACACATAAAGTTAGATATATATTCTAAACACTTTTCTCCAGTAAAGGAGagttatatatataagaaacaaatACGGCATGTGTGTAGatatacatattttatttacATAGCTTTTAATAGAAGCATGAAATCTATATGTCTTCAAGGGGGAGCAATTTCAGAGGGTTTAACTTGACATTagcaaatttttatttattttagaatttaattttaatatattatgtgTAAGATAATTTTATACGTGTATCTAATTATGTAATGTTACATCAGTAAAAACAAATGTGATTGCAtaactgtataaaatattttatactgcatcaaaattaaattatttattttatttagagatTAAAAAACATACCATCCATCCTAAAATAGCAGAATCTTTGCCAAAACCTGTGAAACGGTCCCTTATAAATTCATGTTGATGAACTTCAGTCACCATTGGCCTTGGTTCCAAAACTATGCGTTACACAAATTTCATATAAAGATTAGTAAGTCAACAAATTAAAACTTCAAACAGAATAATAATTTtgggagaaaaaataaaagagatgcacaagaaaaatataatttgtaAAGTTATTAGCTTTTATAAAGTGGGATTAATTGATTTTAAACTTGAAAGGCATATATACCAAAAGTTAAAACAAAatattcttcatattttttcttttctttctttaaaacTAGAGATTGCTTTATTTTCATGAGTTACACATGAAATACAATTTGTAAAATTATTGTCAATGCTTTTTATGGTTTAAGAAATCAGAAAGACAAACTTTTATAAAGTAGGattaatttaatcatttaatTGATTTCAAACTTGAAAGGCATATCAAAGAGTCAACACGTTAATGAGATCATTagaaaaacagagaaattaaattcaatatatatataatataattatataagtgataattttaaatatgttttttttgttttttttttgttttacctcGTTCTgaattataattttcttttgcAATAGCGTCTTCCCAGTTCTTCCACTGTCGTATCTATAAATGAAATGGCATTTATTGTTAATAGAAAAGAGGTATCAACAAATTAAAtagagtaaaataataaattaaatttaataaatagatACTCACTCTTAATCCTCCAAAAACTACTGTGAGAACACAAAAGGTTACATGAACTATAGCTAACACAAAAATGAAGATATGCAAGTGATGAAGTGCTTCAATGGACAATAGAGGCACCTTGccctgaaaataataataaataaataagaattaagaacaaaaaattttCTAATAAGAATGAAATTGAGAAGTTTATTATATCTACAATATGAGA contains:
- the LOC112732289 gene encoding MLO-like protein 1 codes for the protein MSGGGVEEGNDLEFTPTWVVAVVCSVIVAVSLLAERLLHYAGKFLKRKNQKPLFEALLKVKEELMLMGFISLLLTVTQNGIIRICVPEHWTHHMLPCKFEDKEEETKTTSHFQNFFSFSGNLRHLLEASKSAETGSQTGYCARKGKVPLLSIEALHHLHIFIFVLAIVHVTFCVLTVVFGGLRIRQWKNWEDAIAKENYNSERVLEPRPMVTEVHQHEFIRDRFTGFGKDSAILGWMKSFFKQFFGSVTKLDYVTLRLGFIMTHCRGNPKFNFHKYMIRALEDDFKKVVGISWYLWIFVVIFLLLNVNGWHTYFWIAFIPVIVLLAVGTKLEHVITQLAHEVAEKHAAIEGELVVQPSDDHFWFHRPRIVLFLIHFILFQNAFEIAFFFWIWVTYGFDSCIMGQVRYIVPRLIIGVFIQLLCSYSTLPLYALVTQMGTHFKKAIFDEQLQVKLVGWAQKAKKKGPRPESSHNGSSTAANNNNNNNNGVQLGSIFRRASASPPEDHGNSIVPI